In Aquimarina sp. TRL1, a single window of DNA contains:
- a CDS encoding tyrosine-type recombinase/integrase: MDKKASKTIIIERFISSCYLINLKEPQVAKIVRRASAKSSILRKITPKMLRHSFATHLLEDGTDIRYIQTLLGHSSTKTTEVYTQVALNNFKSIRNPLDL; encoded by the coding sequence TTGGATAAAAAAGCCTCTAAAACCATCATAATCGAGCGCTTCATATCATCTTGTTACCTAATCAATTTGAAAGAGCCTCAGGTGGCAAAAATTGTTAGAAGGGCTAGTGCAAAGTCCAGTATCTTACGAAAAATAACCCCGAAAATGTTAAGGCATTCTTTTGCCACTCACCTTTTAGAAGACGGAACAGATATTAGATACATCCAAACTTTACTAGGGCATAGTAGTACAAAAACAACAGAAGTATACACACAAGTTGCCCTAAATAATTTTAAATCAATTAGAAATCCGCTAGATTTGTAG
- a CDS encoding endonuclease/exonuclease/phosphatase family protein, producing the protein MSELNILYWNTYQKPLIDEIKNMVISHNINFIVLIENTADDDFLLNSLKNINPDFRKFKTRIFNRPKIFSSFQEIEIKEVSGHGRYGIYEILLPKYQKKLLSITHFPSKLNWGNPNDHFGLCVELKTDIELQEFKSETRNTIILGDFNMNPFEDGLVNATGLHNISNKEIALTMDRNYQGRSYNYFYNPMWSFLGDESKGDVQGTHFYNSYKPINYFWNLFDQVMIRPELIPFFEEDELKIITKINNTPLLKKVNGYKRIDKNYSDHLPIKFQVKLIKQEEYEQQELMAK; encoded by the coding sequence ATGAGTGAATTAAATATATTATATTGGAATACATACCAAAAGCCCTTAATTGATGAAATTAAGAATATGGTAATTTCACATAATATTAATTTTATTGTACTTATCGAGAATACTGCTGACGATGATTTCTTACTTAATTCTTTAAAAAATATTAATCCCGATTTTAGGAAATTTAAAACTAGAATTTTCAATAGACCTAAAATATTTTCTAGTTTTCAAGAAATCGAGATAAAAGAAGTAAGCGGACACGGACGGTATGGAATTTATGAAATTCTGCTACCTAAATATCAAAAAAAGTTACTGTCAATAACACATTTCCCTTCAAAATTAAATTGGGGAAATCCAAATGACCATTTTGGTCTTTGTGTAGAATTAAAAACTGATATTGAACTTCAGGAGTTTAAATCTGAAACAAGAAACACTATAATATTGGGTGACTTCAATATGAATCCTTTTGAAGATGGCTTAGTAAATGCAACTGGACTTCATAATATAAGTAATAAAGAAATTGCCTTAACAATGGATAGAAATTATCAAGGTAGGTCTTATAATTATTTTTATAACCCAATGTGGAGTTTTTTGGGTGATGAATCTAAAGGTGATGTACAAGGAACACATTTTTATAATTCTTATAAACCAATAAATTATTTTTGGAATTTGTTCGACCAAGTAATGATAAGACCCGAATTGATACCATTTTTTGAAGAAGATGAATTAAAAATAATCACTAAAATCAATAACACACCATTATTAAAAAAAGTGAATGGTTATAAACGAATAGACAAGAATTATTCGGACCATTTACCTATAAAATTTCAAGTTAAACTAATCAAACAAGAAGAATATGAGCAACAAGAGCTTATGGCCAAATAA